The following are from one region of the Prochlorococcus marinus str. SB genome:
- a CDS encoding nucleotidyltransferase family protein: protein MKAMILAAGKGTRVQPITHVIPKPMIPILQKPVMEFLLELLREHNFKEIMVNVSHLAEEIENYFRDGQRFGVEIAYSFEGRIEDGELIGDALGSAGGLKKIQDFQNFFDETFVVLCGDALVDLDLTQAVKKHKQKGAIASLITKKVTKDQVSSYGVVVSDENGRIKAFQEKPKVDQALSDSINTGIYLFEPEIFNYIPSAEKFDIGADLFPKLVELDLPFFALPMDFEWVDIGKVPDYWSAIRNVLQGKVRQVQIPGKEIKPGVFTGLNVAANWEKVNITGPVYIGGMTRIEDGATIIGPSMIGPSCCICEGATIDNSIIFDYSKIGKGVRLMDKLVFGKYCVGKNGDHFDLQDASLDWLIADSRRSDLTEPSPQQKAMAELLGTDLINIPD, encoded by the coding sequence ATGAAGGCAATGATACTTGCGGCAGGTAAAGGCACACGTGTTCAGCCTATTACGCATGTTATTCCAAAACCGATGATTCCGATTTTGCAAAAACCTGTTATGGAGTTTCTCTTGGAACTTTTAAGAGAACATAATTTTAAGGAAATAATGGTAAACGTTTCTCATCTGGCTGAAGAAATTGAAAATTATTTTAGGGATGGGCAAAGATTTGGAGTAGAAATTGCTTATAGTTTTGAGGGAAGAATTGAAGATGGAGAATTAATAGGTGATGCTTTGGGATCCGCAGGTGGATTAAAAAAAATTCAGGATTTTCAAAATTTCTTTGATGAAACTTTTGTTGTTTTATGTGGTGATGCATTAGTTGATTTAGATTTAACTCAAGCTGTTAAAAAACATAAGCAGAAAGGAGCTATTGCAAGCTTAATAACAAAGAAGGTAACTAAAGATCAAGTATCAAGTTATGGTGTCGTAGTTTCTGATGAAAATGGGAGAATAAAGGCTTTTCAGGAAAAGCCAAAAGTTGATCAAGCATTAAGTGACTCTATAAATACAGGAATTTATCTTTTCGAACCCGAAATTTTTAATTACATACCTTCAGCAGAGAAATTTGATATTGGAGCTGATCTTTTCCCTAAACTTGTTGAACTGGATTTACCATTTTTTGCATTACCAATGGATTTTGAATGGGTAGATATTGGAAAAGTTCCTGATTATTGGAGTGCTATTAGAAATGTATTACAAGGTAAGGTAAGACAAGTGCAAATACCAGGTAAGGAAATAAAACCTGGAGTTTTTACCGGCTTGAATGTAGCGGCTAACTGGGAAAAGGTTAATATTACTGGGCCTGTCTATATAGGAGGTATGACTAGGATCGAGGATGGAGCAACTATTATTGGCCCTTCCATGATTGGACCAAGTTGTTGCATTTGCGAGGGCGCAACTATAGATAACTCAATTATCTTTGATTATTCTAAAATTGGTAAAGGTGTAAGACTTATGGATAAGTTAGTGTTTGGTAAATATTGTGTTGGGAAAAATGGAGATCATTTTGATTTGCAAGATGCATCTTTAGATTGGTTAATAGCAGATTCAAGAAGATCTGATTTGACTGAGCCATCACCTCAGCAGAAAGCTATGGCGGAATTATTAGGTACTGATTTGATTAATATTCCAGACTAA
- a CDS encoding segregation/condensation protein A: MLIKFLQDAAGKGELDPWDIDVISVIDSFLEQYTHTFNQSSNSQISYQKDLAETSEAFFAASVLVNLKAQVLESDVFKDNSSDFEDEFDLDDQDWIDKEFDIPKYPEKYLRRRSIAQPILKRTTTLGELVSQLESIAELIETQDLLLMKRKRNKKYSDKALVSHVKSLAHREKLPETTKALGKFIEGWEKALQWTDFEYLVTKWQTVVKNDLDKDRLGVFWALLFLSSENKIEIKQINYLYGPIQIKRIIPDGGLAQLPIENLEVSNASSSVA; the protein is encoded by the coding sequence TTGTTGATCAAGTTTCTTCAAGACGCTGCAGGTAAAGGTGAGCTTGATCCATGGGATATTGATGTAATAAGTGTAATTGATAGTTTTTTAGAGCAATACACACATACTTTTAATCAATCTTCAAATAGTCAAATCTCATATCAGAAGGATTTAGCTGAGACTAGTGAAGCATTTTTTGCGGCTTCCGTATTAGTTAATCTTAAGGCTCAGGTTTTGGAATCTGATGTTTTCAAAGACAATTCTTCCGATTTTGAAGATGAATTTGATTTGGATGATCAAGATTGGATTGATAAAGAATTTGATATTCCAAAATATCCTGAAAAATATCTAAGGAGAAGATCAATCGCGCAACCGATTCTTAAACGTACAACAACTTTGGGAGAACTTGTAAGTCAGTTAGAGTCAATAGCAGAACTTATAGAAACCCAAGATCTTCTGCTCATGAAGAGAAAAAGAAATAAAAAATATTCTGATAAGGCTTTAGTTTCTCATGTAAAGTCATTAGCGCATCGCGAGAAACTTCCAGAAACCACTAAAGCATTAGGGAAATTTATTGAAGGATGGGAAAAAGCACTACAATGGACAGATTTTGAATATTTAGTCACGAAATGGCAAACAGTAGTAAAAAATGATTTAGATAAAGACCGTTTGGGAGTTTTTTGGGCTTTGTTATTTTTATCATCAGAAAATAAAATTGAAATTAAACAAATTAATTACTTATATGGCCCAATTCAAATTAAGAGAATTATACCTGATGGTGGTTTAGCTCAATTGCCTATAGAAAATCTTGAGGTAAGTAATGCCTCTTCCTCGGTTGCTTAG
- a CDS encoding NAD(P)H-quinone oxidoreductase subunit 4, whose amino-acid sequence MLGTLGAGLSHFPWLSASILFPIGSAFVIPFFPDKGDGKEVRWFALSIALITFLITVGSYINGFDISNENVQLKENISWLPDLGLTWSVGADGMSMPLILLTSFITALAVLAAWPVKFKPKLFFFLILVMDGGQIAVFAVQDMLLFFLTWELELIPVYLLLAIWGGKNRQYAATKFIIYTAGSSIFILLAALAMGFYGTEIPNFEFSHLAAQNFSQKFQILCYVGLLIAFGVKLPIVPLHTWLPDAHGEATAPVHMLLAGILLKMGGYALLRFNAQLLPVAHAQFAPLLIVLGVVNIIYAALTSFAQRNLKRKIAYSSISHMGFVLIGIGSFSSLGTSGAMLQMVSHGLIGASLFFLVGATYDRTKTLKLDEMSGVGQKMRIMFALWTACSLASLALPGMSGFVSELMVFTGFVTDEVYTLPFRVVMASLAAIGVILTPIYLLSMLREIFFGKENPQLIQERKLIDAEPREVYIIACLLLPIIGIGLYPRLITESYIASINNLVDRDLTAVKSAVKTNIFSGTKTNDILKAPTI is encoded by the coding sequence ATGTTGGGAACTTTGGGAGCTGGATTGTCTCATTTCCCTTGGTTATCTGCTTCAATATTATTCCCAATTGGTAGTGCATTTGTGATACCTTTTTTCCCAGATAAAGGGGATGGCAAAGAGGTGAGATGGTTTGCATTGTCTATTGCATTAATAACTTTTTTAATAACTGTAGGTTCATATATAAATGGCTTTGATATTAGTAATGAAAATGTTCAACTTAAAGAAAATATTAGTTGGCTCCCTGATTTAGGTCTTACTTGGTCTGTTGGCGCTGATGGCATGTCTATGCCGTTAATATTATTGACTAGTTTTATAACTGCTTTAGCAGTTCTTGCTGCATGGCCAGTCAAGTTCAAACCAAAGTTATTTTTCTTTTTGATATTGGTTATGGATGGCGGGCAAATCGCTGTGTTTGCGGTACAAGATATGCTTTTATTTTTTCTAACTTGGGAACTTGAGTTAATTCCCGTTTATTTATTGCTGGCTATATGGGGTGGCAAAAATCGACAATATGCAGCAACAAAATTCATTATTTATACAGCTGGAAGTTCTATCTTCATTCTTCTAGCAGCGTTAGCAATGGGATTCTATGGTACAGAAATTCCTAACTTTGAGTTTTCTCACTTGGCGGCTCAAAATTTTAGTCAAAAATTCCAAATATTATGTTATGTAGGGCTTTTAATTGCATTTGGTGTGAAACTTCCAATAGTACCTCTTCACACTTGGCTTCCAGATGCTCATGGAGAGGCTACAGCTCCTGTTCATATGCTATTGGCAGGAATTTTATTAAAGATGGGAGGATATGCTCTTTTAAGATTTAATGCACAATTATTACCCGTTGCTCATGCTCAATTTGCCCCATTATTAATAGTTCTAGGGGTAGTCAACATTATTTATGCTGCATTAACTTCTTTTGCTCAAAGAAATCTTAAAAGAAAAATTGCATACAGTTCGATAAGTCATATGGGTTTTGTTCTTATTGGTATAGGTAGTTTTAGTAGCCTTGGAACGAGCGGAGCTATGCTGCAAATGGTTAGTCATGGATTAATAGGTGCAAGTTTATTTTTTCTTGTTGGTGCCACATATGACAGAACAAAGACTCTTAAACTTGATGAAATGAGTGGTGTAGGACAAAAAATGAGAATTATGTTTGCCCTATGGACTGCTTGCTCCCTTGCTTCCTTGGCTTTGCCTGGAATGAGTGGATTTGTTTCCGAATTGATGGTATTTACAGGATTTGTTACTGATGAAGTGTATACACTTCCTTTTAGGGTAGTAATGGCCTCTTTAGCTGCTATAGGTGTAATACTTACTCCTATTTATCTACTTTCAATGTTACGAGAAATTTTCTTTGGTAAAGAAAATCCTCAATTAATCCAAGAACGAAAACTTATAGATGCAGAGCCAAGGGAAGTTTATATTATTGCCTGTTTACTTTTACCGATTATTGGAATAGGTTTATACCCAAGATTAATTACTGAAAGTTACATTGCATCTATCAATAATTTGGTTGATCGAGATTTAACTGCAGTTAAAAGTGCTGTGAAAACAAATATTTTTTCAGGAACTAAAACAAATGATATTCTAAAAGCTCCAACAATATAA